In Streptomyces dangxiongensis, one DNA window encodes the following:
- a CDS encoding IucA/IucC family protein has protein sequence MREVAEPLADTGDRRVHRLPGGRLLRVRAGRRPADPEVRTAGVWRRIGHTELVKLVAEELRRHTGLPGGDLPAEMIDSRDTVAALLAARERATPPADPYLRSEQSLLTGHPHHPAPKARGGGPAASWLPYAPEAHARFPLVLLGVREDQVAEEGDTTALDALGTAPPGYRLLPAHPWQLDLAARDLAPAFADGRLLRLGTSTFDVRPTAAVRTVYEPGRDLFLKFSLDVRITNDIRRLWRHDLLGLRRTDSAAGRAFAAMGPPAAWLSDRGYRTAAFAFEELAVLVRDGLRGHLVPGATPLLAAGLAEGFDGSPLAATADPAGWWEAYLRQVVPPVLTAFGDHGVVLEAHLQNTLVAVDASGTPVQALFRDAEGAKVLPDVSRAAGWERLVYCLVVNHLTEIAGALGDHRPGLDPWPAARRALARHDLPEIPALLTAPTLPGKTNLLLRWTGAAGADARYLPLPNPLRAG, from the coding sequence CTGCGGGAGGTGGCCGAACCGCTCGCGGACACCGGGGACCGGCGCGTCCACCGGCTGCCGGGCGGGCGGCTGCTGCGGGTGCGGGCCGGGCGCCGCCCCGCCGACCCCGAGGTGCGCACGGCCGGGGTCTGGCGCCGGATCGGCCACACCGAGCTGGTCAAACTGGTTGCCGAGGAGCTGCGCCGGCACACCGGACTGCCCGGCGGCGACCTGCCCGCCGAGATGATCGACAGCCGGGACACGGTCGCCGCCCTGCTCGCCGCCCGCGAGCGGGCCACACCCCCCGCCGACCCGTATCTGCGCTCGGAGCAGTCGCTGCTCACCGGCCACCCCCACCACCCGGCCCCCAAGGCACGCGGTGGCGGCCCTGCCGCGTCCTGGCTGCCGTACGCGCCCGAGGCGCACGCCCGTTTCCCGCTGGTGCTGCTCGGCGTCCGCGAGGACCAGGTGGCCGAGGAGGGCGACACGACCGCACTGGACGCCCTCGGCACGGCCCCGCCCGGCTACCGGCTGCTGCCCGCCCACCCCTGGCAGCTCGACCTGGCCGCCCGTGACCTCGCCCCCGCCTTCGCCGACGGCCGCCTGCTGCGGCTCGGCACGAGCACGTTCGACGTCCGGCCCACGGCGGCGGTCCGCACGGTGTACGAACCCGGCCGCGACCTGTTCCTGAAGTTCAGCCTGGACGTGCGCATCACCAACGACATCCGCCGGCTGTGGCGCCATGACCTGCTCGGACTCCGCCGTACCGACAGCGCCGCCGGGCGCGCCTTCGCGGCGATGGGCCCGCCCGCGGCCTGGCTCAGCGACCGCGGCTACCGCACCGCCGCCTTCGCCTTCGAGGAGCTGGCCGTGCTGGTCCGGGACGGGCTGCGCGGCCACCTCGTGCCGGGCGCCACCCCGCTGCTCGCCGCGGGCCTCGCCGAGGGCTTCGACGGCAGCCCGCTGGCCGCCACCGCCGACCCGGCCGGCTGGTGGGAGGCGTACCTGCGACAGGTCGTACCGCCCGTCCTGACCGCGTTCGGCGACCACGGGGTCGTCCTGGAGGCCCACCTCCAGAACACCCTCGTCGCCGTCGACGCGTCCGGTACGCCCGTGCAGGCCCTGTTCCGGGACGCCGAGGGCGCCAAGGTGCTGCCGGACGTCTCCCGTGCCGCCGGCTGGGAACGGCTGGTGTACTGCCTGGTCGTCAATCACCTCACCGAGATCGCCGGCGCCCTCGGCGACCACCGTCCCGGCCTCGACCCGTGGCCCGCCGCCCGCCGCGCACTCGCCCGGCACGATCTGCCCGAGATCCCCGCCCTGCTGACCGCGCCCACCCTGCCGGGCAAGACCAATCTGCTGCTGCGCTGGACCGGCGCGGCCGGCGCGGACGCCCGCTACCTGCCCCTCCCGAACCCCCTGCGCGCCGGCTGA
- a CDS encoding ABC transporter substrate-binding protein: MSEPSPRLDPAALADHGPWPAPRPHTDRELARLLALLEDCGVRGGSVALGHGRDAASRAAALAFADAWQERGGRLAAVVDWPEEAASWLRQARRLTGVAPDAWVVAAAPVGWAQLSRRLRHSTDWDPRRTFGFASAGDTRLVTAAGPGVLDGMRGATSDGRVWTIRRGWVMESADG, encoded by the coding sequence ATGAGTGAGCCCTCACCACGGCTGGACCCGGCCGCACTCGCCGACCACGGGCCCTGGCCCGCTCCCCGCCCGCACACCGACCGCGAGCTCGCGCGCCTGCTGGCACTGCTGGAGGACTGCGGCGTCCGTGGCGGCAGCGTCGCCCTGGGGCACGGCCGGGACGCCGCGTCGAGGGCCGCCGCCCTCGCGTTCGCCGACGCCTGGCAGGAACGCGGCGGACGGCTCGCCGCGGTCGTCGACTGGCCGGAGGAGGCTGCCTCCTGGCTGCGGCAGGCCCGCCGGCTGACCGGTGTGGCGCCGGACGCCTGGGTGGTGGCCGCGGCGCCCGTCGGCTGGGCCCAGTTGAGCCGTCGCCTGCGGCACAGCACCGACTGGGACCCGCGCCGCACGTTCGGCTTCGCGTCCGCGGGGGACACGCGTCTGGTGACCGCCGCCGGACCGGGAGTGCTGGACGGGATGCGCGGCGCGACGTCGGACGGCCGGGTGTGGACGATCCGGCGGGGCTGGGTCATGGAGTCCGCCGACGGCTGA
- a CDS encoding Ada metal-binding domain-containing protein, whose protein sequence is MDRRRLDDTAPATATARGHTLIGGDGRPYRSGVPGRFGGYRRGRIYGRLDCPSALRHIARGNYVRHRVFFADEATALAAGYRPCAVCLPLRHRAWRKGEPS, encoded by the coding sequence GTGGACAGACGACGGCTCGACGACACGGCCCCCGCGACGGCGACCGCTCGCGGTCACACGCTGATCGGTGGCGACGGCCGGCCGTACCGCAGCGGCGTGCCCGGCCGGTTCGGTGGCTACCGGCGCGGACGTATCTACGGACGGCTGGACTGTCCGTCCGCTCTGCGGCACATCGCCCGCGGGAACTACGTACGCCACCGCGTGTTCTTCGCGGACGAGGCCACCGCCCTCGCCGCCGGGTACCGGCCGTGCGCGGTCTGCCTGCCCCTCCGCCACCGGGCATGGCGGAAGGGGGAGCCGTCATGA
- a CDS encoding MerR family transcriptional regulator: MRIGELSERTGTPRRLLRYYEEQGLLVADRAPNGYRDYPEGCVNRVLQIRGLLDAGLPTRIIKQILPCINDPRAIHVSDATSETIATLEGERQRMTDRIECLLRSREAISGYLEAVRRESAAAV, from the coding sequence ATGCGGATCGGAGAGCTTTCCGAGCGGACCGGAACCCCACGTCGGCTGCTGCGTTACTACGAGGAGCAGGGACTGCTCGTCGCCGACCGCGCGCCGAACGGCTACAGGGACTACCCCGAGGGCTGTGTGAACCGGGTCCTGCAGATCAGAGGTCTGCTGGACGCCGGCCTGCCCACGCGGATCATCAAGCAGATCCTGCCCTGCATCAACGACCCCCGGGCCATCCACGTCTCCGACGCCACGTCGGAGACGATCGCCACCCTGGAGGGCGAGCGCCAGCGCATGACCGACCGCATCGAGTGCCTGCTGCGCAGCAGGGAAGCCATCTCCGGCTACCTCGAGGCCGTTCGCCGCGAGTCGGCCGCGGCCGTCTGA
- a CDS encoding MFS transporter, which yields MSTSQTELLSTSAPAADNRKLPLSPLLALATAAFMGILTEALPAGVLPEMARDLSVSESAMGQALTVYAIATGVAAIPLSVTTAAWRRKRLLLLAVTAFAVANTVTALSSSYPLTMAFRLIAGVAAAAVWAELVGYARRLAPPHLQGRAIAITMAGVPLALSLGIPLGTFLGGLFGWRLTFGLVTLVSVALLGWITMSVPDAPGQRPGAREPILKALSLPGVAAVLFVVAAYVLAHNILYTYIATFLDAYDMGGSRDIVLLVFGIASVVSIWITGALVDRKLRQLTIVSSALFLVASVLLAVLADNMVVVYAAMVLWGLGWGGVTTLLQTAVTDAGGDRGQALLVTTWNSFMAGGGAAGGILLDGLGPKSFPWSVLALMAPVLIVVVAARKHAFPSVRPGAE from the coding sequence ATGTCAACATCCCAGACAGAGCTGCTGAGCACCTCCGCTCCAGCAGCAGACAATCGGAAGCTGCCCCTTTCACCGCTTCTGGCTCTGGCCACAGCAGCCTTCATGGGGATTCTGACCGAAGCACTCCCGGCGGGCGTGCTCCCCGAGATGGCACGGGACCTGTCGGTCAGCGAGTCCGCGATGGGCCAGGCACTGACGGTCTACGCCATCGCCACCGGCGTCGCGGCCATCCCCCTCTCCGTCACGACGGCGGCCTGGCGGCGCAAGCGGCTGCTCCTGCTGGCCGTGACGGCGTTCGCGGTGGCCAACACGGTCACCGCCCTGTCCTCCAGCTATCCCCTGACGATGGCCTTCCGCCTCATCGCCGGTGTCGCCGCCGCCGCGGTCTGGGCCGAACTGGTCGGATACGCACGGCGACTGGCACCTCCGCACCTGCAGGGCAGAGCCATCGCCATCACCATGGCGGGTGTCCCGCTCGCCCTGTCGCTGGGTATCCCGCTCGGCACCTTCCTCGGCGGCCTGTTCGGCTGGCGCCTGACGTTCGGCCTCGTGACGCTGGTCTCCGTGGCACTGCTCGGATGGATCACGATGTCGGTCCCGGACGCCCCGGGCCAGCGGCCCGGAGCCCGCGAGCCCATCCTGAAGGCCCTGTCCCTTCCCGGGGTCGCAGCGGTCCTGTTCGTGGTCGCGGCCTACGTGCTGGCCCACAACATCCTCTACACCTACATCGCGACCTTCCTCGACGCCTACGACATGGGTGGCTCCCGCGACATCGTGCTGCTCGTCTTCGGCATCGCGTCGGTGGTGAGCATCTGGATCACGGGTGCTCTGGTCGATCGCAAGCTGCGTCAGCTCACCATCGTCAGCAGCGCTCTGTTCCTGGTCGCCTCCGTCCTGCTGGCGGTACTGGCTGACAACATGGTCGTGGTCTATGCGGCGATGGTGCTGTGGGGTCTGGGATGGGGAGGCGTCACCACCCTCCTGCAGACGGCGGTCACCGACGCGGGAGGCGACCGAGGACAGGCCCTGCTGGTCACCACGTGGAACTCGTTCATGGCCGGCGGCGGCGCGGCCGGCGGCATCCTCCTGGACGGTCTCGGCCCCAAGTCGTTCCCGTGGAGCGTCCTCGCCCTCATGGCCCCGGTACTCATCGTCGTGGTCGCTGCCCGCAAGCACGCCTTCCCCTCCGTCCGCCCGGGGGCCGAGTGA
- a CDS encoding VWA domain-containing protein yields the protein MIRRQRLAAGVCALLAALTAGIAFPAGAVADETEQAAPKVELVLDVSGSMRTRDIDGGTRMAAAKQAFNEVLDATPEEVRLGIRTLGANYRGNDRKEGCKDTEQLYPVGPLDRTDAKTAVATLAPTGWTPIGPALLKAAADLNGGDGTRRIVLISDGEDTCQPLDPCEVAREIAAKGIGLTIDTLGLVPDAKTRDQLSCIADATGGTYTSVRHKEELTDRVGDLVDRAADPVVTPVATEGAAQCAKAPALKSGLYTDREEFGQQRWYRVDVEPGQELRASVSVADDRAVHPDYGVLLRAVTVHGREIVRGEAAGTGRTDTVSTGLRYPRPDSDDDAPAETVCLQVTNSFSAATGVKTTPGLPLELTVDVVDGPSGHHDVASFGLGRGWWLLGALVLAGFLAGLLWGWLSRWRVAVWRTN from the coding sequence ATGATCAGAAGACAACGGCTGGCGGCGGGAGTCTGCGCTCTGCTCGCCGCCCTGACGGCCGGGATCGCGTTCCCCGCCGGAGCGGTCGCCGACGAGACGGAGCAAGCCGCTCCCAAGGTCGAACTGGTGCTGGACGTCAGCGGTTCCATGCGTACCCGCGACATCGACGGCGGCACCCGGATGGCCGCGGCGAAGCAGGCGTTCAACGAGGTGCTGGACGCGACCCCGGAGGAGGTCCGGCTCGGCATCCGCACCCTGGGCGCCAACTACCGCGGCAACGACCGCAAGGAGGGCTGCAAGGACACCGAGCAGCTCTACCCGGTCGGCCCGCTGGACCGGACCGACGCGAAGACGGCCGTGGCCACGCTGGCACCGACCGGCTGGACGCCGATCGGGCCCGCGCTGCTGAAGGCGGCGGCCGACCTGAACGGCGGTGACGGCACCCGCCGTATCGTCCTGATCAGCGACGGCGAGGACACCTGCCAGCCGCTCGACCCGTGCGAGGTGGCACGGGAGATAGCCGCCAAGGGCATCGGGCTGACCATCGACACCCTCGGCCTGGTGCCCGACGCGAAGACCCGCGACCAGCTCAGCTGCATCGCGGACGCGACCGGCGGCACCTACACCTCCGTGCGGCACAAGGAGGAACTGACCGACCGCGTCGGGGATCTGGTGGACCGGGCGGCCGACCCGGTGGTCACGCCGGTGGCGACCGAGGGCGCGGCGCAGTGCGCGAAGGCGCCGGCACTGAAGTCCGGGCTGTACACCGACCGTGAGGAGTTCGGGCAGCAGCGCTGGTACCGGGTGGACGTCGAGCCCGGCCAGGAGCTGCGCGCCTCGGTGAGCGTGGCCGACGACCGGGCCGTCCACCCCGACTACGGTGTGCTGCTGCGGGCGGTGACCGTGCACGGACGCGAGATCGTGCGCGGCGAGGCCGCCGGCACCGGCCGGACGGACACCGTCTCCACGGGCCTGCGCTATCCCCGGCCGGACAGCGACGACGACGCGCCGGCGGAGACGGTGTGCCTCCAGGTCACCAACTCATTCTCGGCCGCCACGGGCGTGAAGACCACGCCGGGCCTGCCGCTGGAGCTGACCGTCGACGTCGTGGACGGGCCGTCGGGCCACCACGACGTGGCCTCCTTCGGGCTCGGCCGCGGCTGGTGGCTGCTGGGCGCGCTGGTGCTGGCCGGCTTCCTCGCCGGTCTGCTGTGGGGCTGGCTGTCGCGCTGGCGGGTCGCCGTCTGGAGGACGAACTGA
- a CDS encoding fumarylacetoacetate (FAA) hydrolase, whose translation MSILFECEYKGLRYAGVGIPAPGRPHVLYRVPEDRVRDAVIAGGGPEAVLAAVTEGAETVEVTTGDPELRFLPPLLPTTTNNALINGFMGTHRSKFDHDPAPDEEFTPPNYYLKGFGSWLRMPDEPLITPAEPLWLLEEPEVALVYVNDDDGVPHYAGYTFGNDLNDIGLHRKNPWAWTPYAKLCETSLTPWLFLDEPPRTVTGRVTVERDGAPAWEGDFSCGGDSLYHRIEDMTAHVLSYPLLRRPGLVNYLLLGADKATFHDGFRIEDGDRMVIDVTSHGVVLANTVQCGQTAAADSRRTASR comes from the coding sequence ATGTCCATCCTCTTCGAATGCGAGTACAAGGGTCTGCGGTACGCCGGTGTCGGCATACCGGCCCCCGGCCGGCCCCACGTCCTGTACCGGGTGCCCGAGGACCGGGTGCGCGACGCCGTGATCGCGGGCGGCGGGCCGGAGGCGGTCCTCGCCGCCGTGACCGAGGGCGCCGAGACGGTCGAGGTGACCACCGGCGACCCCGAACTGCGGTTCCTCCCGCCACTGCTGCCCACGACCACCAACAACGCCCTGATCAACGGCTTCATGGGCACCCACCGCTCCAAGTTCGACCACGACCCCGCCCCCGACGAGGAGTTCACCCCGCCGAACTACTACCTCAAGGGCTTCGGCTCCTGGCTGCGCATGCCGGACGAGCCCCTGATCACCCCGGCCGAGCCCCTCTGGCTGCTCGAGGAACCGGAGGTCGCCCTGGTCTACGTCAACGACGACGACGGCGTGCCGCACTACGCCGGCTACACCTTCGGCAACGACCTCAACGACATCGGGCTGCACCGGAAGAACCCGTGGGCCTGGACGCCGTACGCCAAACTGTGCGAGACCTCGCTCACGCCCTGGCTGTTCCTGGACGAGCCGCCCCGGACCGTGACCGGACGGGTCACCGTCGAACGGGACGGCGCTCCGGCCTGGGAGGGCGACTTCTCGTGCGGCGGTGACTCGCTCTACCACCGGATCGAGGACATGACCGCCCACGTCCTGTCGTACCCGCTTCTGCGCCGGCCGGGCCTGGTGAACTACCTGCTGCTCGGCGCCGACAAGGCCACCTTCCACGACGGGTTCCGGATCGAGGACGGCGACCGGATGGTCATCGACGTGACCAGCCACGGCGTCGTGCTGGCCAACACCGTGCAGTGTGGTCAGACGGCCGCGGCCGACTCGCGGCGAACGGCCTCGAGGTAG
- a CDS encoding AMP-binding protein, which produces MTSTTTAILATASAADRMAEYRRRGWWRDETFLDDLRRQARERPRKLAIAGRRLDEARTDTLDYAELARLSDRFAVALLELDVRRGDVVAVQLPNRWEMVPLMFACMAVGAVICPIAPVCREEELRHRLALTEAKVCVTVPEWEGYPLAETVTALKGELPLDHVVVVDGHAPEGALDFHDHFLATPWEKQRTADLEGRQLRPDEPFVVLFTSGTTGFSKGVVHSQNTVHSGVRGYVDTFLLRDDLVAVVTTPLVHYSGFGQGVLAGVMLGGTIAFQNGPDHAGLLDLVERYGATLLYGPPPTLSGVATAQRIDPHDVSSLRHTVTGAAPVLQQLVDELRQTLGARTYSVWGMSEFGPVTISRLDYNQDWAAHSHGRPIDSMEIRIDLCHDHNTRAPVGRLRVRGASRALGYYKQQDVFDSELTEDGWFDTGDVAREDGRGGIRILGRAKDTILRDGIVVPMAELEAIISRHPKVAEAALVGPHGTVDDPILAVAVPRGGATLTLEDIRAYLREAGQDPRFYPERLEIVTALPKTLTGKVRKVELRERYAGA; this is translated from the coding sequence ATGACCTCGACGACCACCGCCATCCTGGCCACCGCGTCGGCCGCGGACCGGATGGCCGAGTACCGGCGGCGCGGCTGGTGGCGGGACGAGACCTTCCTCGACGACCTGCGCCGCCAGGCCCGGGAACGGCCGCGCAAGCTGGCCATCGCCGGACGCCGTCTCGACGAGGCCCGCACCGACACCCTCGACTACGCCGAACTGGCGCGGCTGAGCGACCGGTTCGCCGTGGCGTTGCTCGAACTGGACGTGCGGCGCGGCGACGTGGTCGCGGTCCAGCTCCCCAACCGGTGGGAGATGGTGCCGCTGATGTTCGCCTGCATGGCGGTCGGTGCCGTCATCTGCCCCATCGCCCCGGTCTGCCGGGAGGAGGAGCTGCGCCACCGGCTGGCGCTCACCGAGGCGAAGGTGTGCGTCACGGTGCCGGAGTGGGAGGGCTATCCGCTCGCCGAGACCGTCACCGCGCTCAAGGGCGAACTCCCCCTCGATCACGTCGTGGTGGTCGACGGCCACGCCCCCGAGGGGGCCCTCGACTTCCACGACCACTTCCTCGCCACCCCCTGGGAGAAGCAGCGCACGGCCGATCTGGAGGGTCGTCAACTGCGACCCGACGAGCCGTTCGTGGTGCTGTTCACGTCCGGCACCACCGGCTTCTCCAAGGGAGTGGTGCACAGCCAGAACACGGTCCACTCGGGTGTGCGCGGCTACGTGGACACCTTCCTGCTCCGCGACGACCTGGTGGCCGTCGTCACCACCCCGCTGGTGCACTACTCAGGCTTCGGTCAGGGCGTCCTCGCCGGGGTGATGCTCGGCGGGACGATCGCCTTCCAGAACGGCCCGGACCATGCCGGCCTGCTGGACCTGGTCGAGCGGTACGGTGCCACGCTGCTGTACGGCCCGCCGCCCACGCTCTCCGGCGTCGCCACGGCCCAGCGGATCGATCCGCACGACGTGTCCAGTCTGCGCCACACGGTCACCGGCGCGGCGCCGGTGCTCCAGCAACTGGTGGACGAGCTGCGCCAGACGCTGGGGGCCCGCACGTACTCGGTGTGGGGCATGTCGGAGTTCGGCCCCGTCACCATCAGCCGGCTCGACTACAACCAGGACTGGGCGGCGCACAGCCACGGGAGGCCGATCGACTCCATGGAGATCCGCATCGACCTGTGCCATGACCACAACACGCGGGCCCCGGTGGGCCGGCTCCGGGTACGTGGCGCGTCGCGGGCGCTCGGCTACTACAAGCAGCAGGACGTCTTCGACTCCGAGCTGACCGAGGACGGCTGGTTCGACACCGGAGACGTGGCGCGTGAGGACGGCCGGGGCGGCATCCGCATCCTGGGCCGCGCCAAGGACACCATCCTGCGTGACGGGATCGTCGTACCGATGGCCGAGCTGGAGGCGATCATCTCCCGGCACCCCAAGGTGGCCGAGGCCGCCCTCGTCGGCCCGCACGGCACGGTCGACGACCCGATCCTCGCGGTCGCCGTCCCGCGCGGCGGCGCCACCCTGACGCTGGAGGACATCCGCGCCTACCTGAGGGAGGCCGGCCAGGACCCGCGCTTCTACCCGGAGCGGCTGGAGATCGTCACGGCCCTGCCCAAGACGCTCACCGGAAAGGTCCGGAAGGTCGAACTGCGGGAGCGCTACGCCGGGGCGTGA
- a CDS encoding pyridoxal phosphate-dependent aminotransferase, producing the protein MTAPVPVTMSATLAADEALARRRCAGEQVLSLASGEIGLPVLPALRDRLAAAADRNSYGSVSGSPALRSAVAGYWERRNLPVDPALVVCGPGSKPLLFALLLAIGGDVVVPVPSWVSYAAQARLAGARPIPVPTLPGEGGVPDPAALGEAVALARAAGRNPRCVVVTLPDNPTGTVAAPGTVERLARAARDLDLVIVSDEIYCDLVFDPADRAVSPAAFAPERTVVTTGLTKNLALGGWRFGVARLPDGPLGREVHTRLVGIASQIWSSTAAPVQAAAAHAFGEPPEVVAYVAAARRLHEAVVRTVAERFTAVGAELSPVRATCYLYPDFEPLREHLAGAHAVHGGEALATLLAERYGVGVLPGTAFGEPEHSLRIRVATSRLYGETDAERFEALAAADPTRLPWIKASSDRITEVLTDLAGPGRPTP; encoded by the coding sequence ATGACCGCACCCGTGCCCGTCACCATGTCGGCGACCCTCGCCGCCGACGAGGCGCTGGCCCGACGGCGCTGTGCCGGGGAGCAGGTTCTCTCCCTGGCCAGCGGTGAGATCGGCCTGCCCGTCCTGCCCGCGTTGCGGGACCGGCTCGCCGCGGCGGCGGACCGCAACTCCTACGGCTCCGTGTCGGGGAGCCCGGCGCTGCGGTCCGCGGTCGCCGGCTACTGGGAGCGGCGGAACCTCCCCGTCGACCCCGCTCTGGTGGTCTGCGGTCCGGGCAGCAAGCCCCTGTTGTTCGCCCTGCTGCTGGCCATCGGCGGCGATGTGGTGGTGCCGGTGCCGAGCTGGGTCAGCTACGCGGCGCAGGCCCGGCTGGCCGGGGCGCGGCCGATCCCGGTGCCCACCCTGCCGGGCGAGGGCGGTGTGCCCGACCCGGCGGCGCTGGGCGAGGCGGTGGCCCTCGCCCGTGCCGCCGGGCGGAACCCGCGGTGCGTGGTGGTCACCCTGCCCGACAACCCCACGGGCACCGTGGCCGCTCCCGGCACGGTCGAGCGCCTGGCGCGGGCCGCCCGGGACCTGGACCTCGTCATCGTCTCCGACGAGATCTACTGCGACCTGGTCTTCGACCCGGCGGACCGTGCGGTGTCCCCGGCCGCCTTCGCGCCGGAGCGGACCGTCGTCACCACCGGTCTCACCAAGAACCTGGCGCTCGGCGGCTGGCGGTTCGGGGTCGCCCGGCTGCCCGACGGCCCGCTCGGGCGCGAGGTGCACACCCGGCTGGTCGGCATCGCCAGCCAGATCTGGTCGAGCACCGCGGCTCCCGTGCAGGCCGCCGCGGCTCATGCCTTCGGCGAGCCGCCCGAGGTGGTCGCGTACGTCGCCGCCGCGCGGCGGTTGCACGAGGCGGTGGTGCGCACGGTGGCCGAACGGTTCACCGCCGTGGGCGCCGAACTGTCACCGGTGCGGGCCACCTGCTACCTCTACCCGGACTTCGAGCCGCTGCGGGAACACCTCGCCGGAGCCCACGCCGTGCACGGCGGCGAGGCTCTCGCCACGCTCCTCGCCGAACGGTACGGGGTGGGCGTGCTGCCCGGAACCGCCTTCGGCGAGCCCGAACACTCGCTGCGCATCCGGGTCGCCACCAGTCGGCTCTACGGCGAGACCGATGCCGAGCGCTTCGAGGCCCTGGCCGCCGCCGACCCCACCCGACTGCCCTGGATCAAGGCCTCGTCGGACCGCATCACCGAGGTCCTGACCGATCTCGCCGGTCCCGGCCGGCCCACCCCCTGA
- a CDS encoding IucA/IucC family protein: protein MDRPATTETEVADELAAVRPGLLPRYAAELPGARAAVLTRLWRALVHEPLPWLTGRTPGPHGLALRLADGRTLHGPHADPYATSAYVTAVRLGRERHVDPAALMTALGVPHASPFAAELAHSVASLALSRAGADHSKEWPAQDWEWEQRVVDGHPFHPNCRARPGFSVADQLAYGPEHGPVVELGTVPVPADRCLVSGDWPAELRDGERLLVPVHPWQAERVLRGPYDRWRPARPLMSLRTLALPGGPHVKTALSARLTSSVRDISAYSVQAAAVLSSLGEELAARTDGLLHVTRTLGAVTAGSPALAALLRESPEAYTRPGERVLPVAALSGTALPGDPAWMTAFTRLALTVGLGLLDLGVALEAHGQNLLVILAADGSPRRLVYRDLADIRISPARLARHGVPVPDLSGRLITDDATALRRKLFGSLVAGALAGTAGSGPALAAALRDALPHLPHTPDLAALRDDPLPAKALTLMRLSPDRTGDIWAALPPPCSTAFPALS from the coding sequence GTGGACCGTCCCGCGACCACCGAGACCGAGGTCGCCGACGAGCTGGCCGCCGTCCGGCCCGGCCTGCTGCCCCGGTACGCGGCGGAGCTGCCGGGTGCCCGCGCCGCCGTGCTGACGCGCCTGTGGCGGGCGCTGGTCCATGAGCCGCTGCCGTGGCTCACCGGCCGGACGCCCGGGCCGCACGGCCTCGCCCTGCGCCTCGCCGACGGCCGCACGCTGCACGGCCCGCACGCGGACCCGTACGCCACGAGCGCGTACGTCACGGCGGTCCGCCTCGGCCGGGAGCGGCACGTGGATCCGGCGGCTCTGATGACCGCGCTCGGGGTGCCGCACGCGTCCCCCTTCGCGGCCGAACTGGCGCACAGCGTGGCGTCGCTGGCGCTGTCCCGGGCCGGCGCGGATCACTCGAAGGAGTGGCCGGCGCAGGACTGGGAGTGGGAGCAGCGGGTCGTCGACGGGCATCCGTTCCACCCCAACTGCCGCGCACGGCCCGGTTTCTCGGTGGCGGACCAGTTGGCGTACGGCCCGGAGCACGGGCCGGTGGTGGAGCTGGGGACGGTGCCGGTGCCGGCGGACCGGTGCCTGGTCTCCGGTGACTGGCCGGCCGAACTGCGCGACGGGGAGAGGCTGCTGGTGCCGGTGCACCCCTGGCAGGCCGAGCGGGTGCTCCGGGGGCCGTACGACCGCTGGCGCCCGGCCCGTCCGCTGATGTCGCTGCGCACGCTGGCACTTCCCGGTGGTCCGCATGTGAAGACCGCGCTCAGTGCCCGGCTGACGTCGTCGGTGCGGGACATCTCCGCGTACTCGGTTCAGGCCGCCGCGGTGCTGTCGTCGCTCGGTGAGGAACTGGCGGCGCGTACGGACGGTCTGCTGCACGTGACCCGGACCCTGGGCGCGGTCACCGCCGGCTCGCCCGCACTGGCGGCGCTGCTGCGGGAGTCACCCGAGGCGTACACGCGACCGGGTGAGCGCGTGCTGCCGGTGGCAGCGCTCTCCGGTACGGCCCTGCCCGGTGATCCCGCCTGGATGACCGCGTTCACCCGGCTGGCGCTCACGGTGGGCCTCGGGCTGCTCGACCTCGGGGTGGCCCTGGAGGCCCACGGGCAGAACCTCCTGGTGATCCTGGCCGCCGACGGCAGCCCCCGGCGGCTGGTCTACCGGGACCTCGCCGACATCCGGATCAGCCCCGCCCGGCTGGCCCGCCACGGCGTCCCGGTGCCGGACCTGTCCGGCCGTCTGATCACGGACGACGCGACCGCCCTGCGCCGCAAGCTGTTCGGCTCCCTGGTGGCGGGGGCGCTCGCCGGCACCGCGGGTTCGGGTCCGGCTCTGGCCGCCGCCCTGCGGGACGCTCTCCCCCACCTGCCGCACACCCCGGATCTCGCGGCCCTGCGCGACGACCCGCTGCCCGCGAAGGCGCTGACACTGATGCGCCTCTCCCCCGACCGCACCGGCGACATCTGGGCGGCGCTGCCCCCGCCCTGCTCGACGGCGTTCCCGGCGCTGAGCTGA